Proteins from one Thermoanaerobaculia bacterium genomic window:
- a CDS encoding CARDB domain-containing protein: MTSQASSSNLASKPLPTVRPVQSASGKRLAATLALLMVASFAAALPNLTPYQPLGWTAKIVVSNETGTTYDRAVDVNPLTTTDSLYVNFAVIDQGTTGTATSFQNSLFVDGVLNSTWDDPSLEAYPATPYWSHGLDWPIGSLSAGTHTITLVVDSTNAVVESDESDNTYTKTFTVTEETRSGEKIVPLSPGAVTIVDRGEGGPSSLLTGAKIFNGVFPSPTTVAYPTKDGAVFSSPSAYPGFVVVLVSDSVPSDAVAPAFLDLGGTIVGMIPLAGSYLVTVRPGSEASFISRVYGKPWVVQATPAGPALRGGVALDWNDPTDLTDVCGRLHASFVVDIMNRRRASSSLVDVSAESSDVIPLMAALVRQIEAPRPAGDVLVINLSLESPANNFPHLSSDEIADQEGAFLRLFLDVMEAVFRVDPDLADSTLITLIAGNGGVALDKPFQDLKMRYPNALARVAIVGGVDAAGNIDQRSNYLEGPSAPQDMIYARSKGVLVQPNVQCSGTSFAGPEIASVLDYLWSQHPEKTSAEILGAFRKALNGGAVVPQDGSGITTEAFVCMVLGALDGGKPTVTSFKASPATIDVGEHSTLSWATANTTSVSITSVGSVQPVCKGSVEVSPTTTTTYTLTGTGPGPNVTSTAKVTVNAVSPTCTYSYSAWSSCQSDGVQTRTVIASSPAGCTGTPVLTQSCTPPPPQTYYCINEWKWIHPGDYWDTSTWYGSTSPGQYPNGNAACNVYPYVGCVTTYTYQCGTGIGLPNACGPICPR; the protein is encoded by the coding sequence CCGTTGCCCACGGTTCGCCCCGTGCAATCCGCCTCTGGAAAGCGGCTGGCCGCGACGCTCGCTCTTCTGATGGTGGCGTCGTTCGCGGCAGCGTTGCCCAACCTGACTCCCTACCAACCGTTGGGATGGACGGCCAAGATCGTCGTGTCAAACGAAACAGGGACTACCTATGACCGTGCGGTCGACGTCAATCCCTTGACCACAACCGACTCCCTGTATGTGAACTTTGCGGTGATCGACCAGGGAACGACCGGGACCGCGACCAGCTTTCAGAACTCCCTTTTCGTTGACGGGGTTCTCAACTCTACATGGGATGATCCTTCTCTGGAGGCGTATCCGGCAACGCCGTATTGGAGCCATGGTCTTGATTGGCCGATCGGCTCACTCTCTGCGGGAACCCATACGATTACTCTCGTGGTCGATTCGACAAACGCGGTCGTGGAAAGCGACGAGTCCGATAACACCTACACAAAGACCTTCACTGTTACCGAGGAGACCCGGAGCGGCGAAAAGATAGTACCGTTGTCTCCCGGCGCCGTGACAATAGTCGATAGGGGCGAAGGCGGTCCGTCGTCCTTGCTTACCGGTGCGAAGATATTTAACGGCGTCTTCCCATCGCCGACCACGGTTGCCTACCCGACGAAAGATGGAGCAGTGTTCTCGTCGCCGTCTGCCTACCCGGGTTTCGTAGTCGTTTTGGTGAGTGACTCTGTACCTTCGGATGCCGTTGCGCCGGCCTTTCTCGATCTTGGTGGAACCATCGTTGGCATGATTCCTCTCGCGGGAAGCTATCTGGTGACGGTAAGACCCGGCTCGGAAGCATCTTTCATTTCTCGGGTGTACGGGAAGCCGTGGGTGGTGCAGGCCACACCGGCGGGTCCGGCACTACGAGGAGGCGTGGCTCTCGACTGGAACGATCCCACGGACCTCACCGACGTCTGCGGGCGTTTACACGCGTCATTCGTCGTCGACATCATGAACAGGCGGCGTGCCTCCAGCTCCCTGGTAGACGTTTCGGCCGAAAGCAGCGATGTAATCCCCCTGATGGCGGCATTGGTACGACAGATCGAAGCACCGCGGCCAGCCGGTGACGTACTCGTCATCAATCTTTCTCTGGAATCGCCGGCGAACAACTTTCCTCACTTGTCGTCGGATGAGATAGCGGATCAGGAAGGGGCGTTTCTCCGCCTATTCCTGGATGTGATGGAAGCCGTATTCCGCGTTGACCCGGACCTTGCAGATAGTACGCTCATCACACTGATCGCGGGCAACGGTGGCGTGGCTCTCGACAAGCCATTCCAGGACCTCAAGATGAGGTATCCGAATGCACTCGCACGCGTCGCTATCGTTGGAGGAGTGGACGCCGCGGGCAACATCGATCAACGATCCAATTACTTGGAGGGGCCCTCGGCTCCGCAGGACATGATCTACGCGCGGTCCAAGGGAGTATTGGTCCAGCCCAATGTGCAATGCAGCGGGACATCCTTCGCCGGACCCGAGATTGCCAGCGTGCTGGATTACTTGTGGTCCCAGCACCCCGAGAAGACATCGGCGGAGATTTTGGGCGCCTTTCGGAAGGCCCTGAATGGGGGTGCGGTCGTACCGCAAGACGGGTCGGGTATTACGACCGAGGCATTCGTGTGTATGGTGCTGGGTGCTCTTGACGGAGGGAAGCCGACCGTTACGTCCTTCAAAGCAAGCCCCGCTACAATCGATGTCGGGGAACACTCGACCTTAAGTTGGGCCACTGCGAATACCACGTCAGTTTCGATCACCAGCGTGGGCTCCGTCCAGCCCGTCTGTAAGGGGAGTGTGGAAGTGTCGCCGACGACGACCACGACCTATACCCTGACCGGAACAGGACCGGGGCCGAACGTGACGTCCACCGCAAAGGTAACGGTAAATGCCGTATCCCCGACGTGTACATATTCGTATTCAGCGTGGTCATCTTGTCAGTCCGACGGCGTTCAAACCCGGACCGTGATCGCGAGCAGTCCCGCGGGATGTACGGGAACTCCCGTGTTGACCCAATCCTGCACGCCGCCGCCACCGCAGACGTACTACTGCATAAACGAGTGGAAGTGGATCCACCCGGGCGACTACTGGGACACGAGCACGTGGTACGGCAGTACCAGCCCCGGGCAATACCCAAACGGCAATGCTGCGTGCAACGTCTATCCGTACGTGGGCTGCGTTACGACGTATACTTACCAGTGTGGCACGGGCATTGGGTTACCCAATGCGTGCGGCCCGATATGTCCTCGGTGA